From Oceanispirochaeta sp., the proteins below share one genomic window:
- a CDS encoding DUF362 domain-containing protein, producing MIQDQIESIIQSTSFPDVFHKSVLLKPNMLSGSEPDKAVTTHPEFIRAVIRILKIRGAARIVVGDSPGVGSADIAGKKSGIKEVAEAEGAEWTVFREVTRVPCPSGKKQKQFSLASISQEVDIIISLPKMKTHKMMYFTGAVKNLFGLIPGLKKSRFHMNFPEKEDFASMIVDLFDTVRPAYSLMDGIVSMEGPGPGNGYPRQTGLILGSDNAAALDWTAADIMGYKVSSIPILHEIMNRGEWLSKEMTIEYPALHPDTLKIKDFKRIHILKDTGFFKKAVPAVVYNTLKNIYIPRPFFKASPCILCQNCIEICPADALTALKDNPGKKINIDYHSCIRCYCCHEVCPVDAIRIGRF from the coding sequence ATGATTCAGGATCAGATAGAAAGTATAATCCAGTCCACTTCGTTCCCGGATGTCTTTCACAAGTCAGTTCTGCTGAAGCCTAATATGCTCTCAGGATCAGAACCGGACAAAGCCGTCACAACCCACCCTGAGTTTATAAGAGCCGTTATCAGGATACTGAAGATCCGGGGAGCTGCCCGCATCGTCGTGGGAGATTCTCCGGGTGTCGGTTCTGCCGATATCGCTGGAAAAAAGAGCGGTATCAAAGAGGTTGCGGAAGCAGAAGGGGCGGAATGGACTGTATTTCGGGAGGTCACCAGGGTTCCCTGTCCCTCAGGAAAAAAACAGAAACAGTTTTCCCTGGCTTCCATCTCTCAGGAAGTGGATATCATCATCTCTCTTCCCAAAATGAAGACTCATAAAATGATGTACTTCACAGGGGCAGTCAAAAATTTGTTCGGCTTGATTCCCGGTCTTAAAAAATCTCGGTTTCATATGAACTTTCCGGAAAAGGAAGATTTTGCTTCTATGATTGTAGACCTTTTTGATACAGTGAGGCCGGCCTATTCTCTGATGGACGGGATTGTCTCCATGGAAGGTCCCGGTCCTGGGAATGGATATCCCAGACAGACAGGCCTGATCCTGGGTTCGGATAACGCGGCGGCTCTGGACTGGACGGCTGCCGATATAATGGGCTATAAAGTTTCCTCCATTCCCATATTGCATGAAATTATGAATCGCGGCGAATGGTTATCAAAAGAAATGACCATTGAATACCCCGCACTGCATCCTGATACACTTAAAATTAAAGACTTTAAACGGATTCATATTCTTAAGGACACTGGATTTTTTAAAAAGGCCGTACCTGCCGTAGTTTATAATACCTTGAAAAATATCTACATCCCCCGTCCCTTCTTTAAAGCCTCCCCCTGTATCCTCTGTCAAAATTGTATTGAAATCTGCCCGGCAGATGCGTTGACCGCCCTCAAGGACAATCCCGGGAAAAAAATCAATATTGACTATCACTCCTGTATCCGATGCTACTGCTGCCATGAAGTCTGTCCTGTAGACGCCATCCGAATAGGCAGGTTCTGA
- a CDS encoding small multi-drug export protein has product MSAQVWSWTVLLSLLPISELRGAIPYAMTQGIPFYVAWPVCVFLNALVAPLVYVFLATFHKLFYKWSLYARLFDKIIENARHKLHEKVEKYGYLGIILFVAIPLPITGAYTGTLGAWILGLSRRKTILCVLIGVIISGTIVTSIMIFGHGAFSLFIKEVH; this is encoded by the coding sequence ATGTCAGCACAAGTATGGTCCTGGACAGTATTACTATCACTTCTACCTATTTCTGAGTTACGAGGTGCCATTCCCTATGCAATGACTCAGGGAATACCCTTCTATGTAGCCTGGCCTGTCTGTGTCTTTCTCAATGCCCTGGTAGCCCCTCTTGTGTATGTCTTTCTGGCAACATTTCATAAACTCTTTTATAAATGGTCTCTTTACGCCCGTCTCTTTGATAAGATTATTGAGAATGCCCGTCATAAACTCCATGAAAAGGTAGAGAAATACGGTTATCTGGGCATTATCCTCTTTGTTGCGATCCCCCTTCCCATCACGGGAGCCTACACAGGAACCCTGGGGGCCTGGATTCTGGGCCTCTCCAGAAGGAAGACAATTTTGTGTGTTCTTATCGGTGTTATTATTTCAGGAACGATTGTGACAAGTATCATGATTTTTGGTCATGGTGCCTTTTCTTTATTCATAAAAGAAGTACACTAA
- a CDS encoding ATP-dependent helicase → MNLNSIQLNPEQKLAVDTLNGALLIIAGAGSGKTGVITSRIANMLAHGIPQSNILALTFTNKAASEMEERVRKITGKKLTNLTLSTFHAFGVKVLREHYKEMGFRPNFSIYDTNDKISCLKEAARELKLKYEYPELMELGNLFSSIKTERLAWDNSNDQHKPLYLEYEDHMRIYNAVDFDDLIVKPIRLLEKSPDILDKYQEKFRYIMVDEFQDTSTIQYKMLQLLSSKYRNICCVGDDDQSIYSWRGANFGNILQFETDFPELMEIKLERNYRSTGTILKAANAVIANNANRKLKELWTELSHNEMTIKHCLPEDDRVEAEFIASTIASLRMQDHMKYDQFGILIRTNSLSKAIEDALLNHNIPYSMSGGTSFFQRAEIRDIIAYFRVINNPDDDVNLMRIINTPRRGVGKKALETLVNLAQDRGESMYSSLTALLFAADSGISSQLRGGLADFMEIIEDFKERFTESKALAATAQELVEEIGYWDFLLHEHSNNDKVAKWKYDNVVLFIEFMSRWEKNPDNLNPSLQKWLNRITLVTRDEMDEEDAGKVNLMTIHASKGLEFDVVFLAGVERDIIPHARAIAEDPKNMEEERRLFYVAITRARKKLFITSCLKRKQMREMIDSGPSPFLLEIPIELMDEMVMEVEVEDADEAKKYFARLPWK, encoded by the coding sequence ATGAATTTAAACTCAATCCAACTTAACCCGGAACAGAAGCTTGCCGTCGATACTTTAAACGGCGCGCTGCTTATCATTGCCGGGGCAGGCAGCGGTAAAACCGGTGTGATTACAAGCAGAATAGCCAATATGCTGGCTCATGGGATACCTCAGTCCAATATTTTGGCACTCACTTTTACAAATAAGGCTGCCAGTGAAATGGAAGAGAGAGTCAGAAAGATTACAGGAAAAAAACTGACCAATCTGACCCTGTCTACTTTTCATGCTTTTGGTGTGAAGGTTTTAAGAGAACATTATAAAGAAATGGGCTTTCGTCCCAATTTTTCCATCTATGATACTAATGATAAAATCTCCTGCCTGAAAGAAGCCGCCCGGGAACTGAAACTCAAATATGAATATCCAGAGCTGATGGAGTTGGGAAATCTGTTTTCATCCATCAAGACGGAACGCTTAGCCTGGGACAACAGCAACGACCAGCACAAGCCCTTATATTTGGAGTATGAAGACCACATGAGAATCTACAACGCCGTAGATTTTGATGATCTTATAGTGAAACCCATCCGTCTGCTGGAAAAAAGTCCGGATATTCTTGACAAGTATCAGGAGAAGTTCCGCTATATCATGGTAGATGAGTTTCAGGATACCTCAACAATTCAATATAAAATGCTCCAGCTCCTGTCTTCAAAATACAGAAATATCTGCTGTGTAGGAGATGACGATCAATCCATCTATTCCTGGAGAGGAGCCAACTTTGGGAACATCCTTCAATTTGAAACAGACTTCCCCGAACTTATGGAAATCAAGCTGGAACGGAATTACCGTTCTACCGGGACAATCCTCAAGGCGGCCAATGCGGTTATTGCCAATAATGCGAATAGAAAGCTGAAAGAACTCTGGACAGAGTTATCCCATAATGAAATGACCATCAAACACTGCCTGCCCGAAGACGACAGGGTTGAAGCTGAGTTTATTGCCTCCACCATCGCTTCCCTGCGGATGCAGGATCACATGAAATACGATCAATTCGGTATATTGATCCGCACCAACAGCCTCTCTAAGGCTATTGAAGACGCCCTGTTGAATCATAATATTCCTTACTCCATGTCGGGGGGAACCAGTTTCTTTCAAAGAGCGGAAATCAGGGATATCATTGCCTACTTCAGAGTGATCAATAATCCTGATGATGATGTGAACTTGATGCGGATCATCAATACTCCCAGGAGGGGTGTTGGAAAAAAGGCATTGGAAACGCTGGTTAATCTTGCCCAGGACAGAGGAGAATCCATGTACTCCTCCCTCACGGCTCTTCTCTTTGCCGCGGATTCGGGAATAAGCTCTCAGCTCCGGGGTGGACTGGCTGATTTTATGGAGATCATCGAAGACTTCAAAGAGCGTTTTACCGAGTCAAAGGCCCTGGCAGCGACGGCACAGGAACTGGTAGAGGAGATTGGATACTGGGACTTTCTGCTTCATGAACACTCCAATAATGACAAAGTGGCCAAGTGGAAATATGACAACGTTGTCCTGTTCATTGAGTTTATGTCCCGCTGGGAAAAGAACCCGGATAACCTGAATCCCAGTCTGCAGAAATGGCTGAACCGGATCACTCTGGTCACTAGGGATGAAATGGATGAGGAAGATGCGGGAAAAGTAAATTTAATGACGATTCATGCATCAAAGGGTCTTGAATTTGATGTTGTGTTTCTGGCCGGGGTGGAAAGAGACATCATCCCCCATGCCAGGGCGATAGCCGAAGATCCTAAGAACATGGAAGAAGAACGGCGCCTCTTTTATGTGGCCATCACGAGAGCTCGTAAAAAACTATTCATTACGTCCTGTTTGAAGCGGAAACAGATGAGGGAAATGATCGATTCCGGCCCCTCCCCTTTTTTGCTGGAAATTCCTATAGAATTGATGGATGAGATGGTGATGGAAGTGGAAGTAGAGGATGCAGACGAAGCCAAAAAATATTTTGCCCGTCTCCCCTGGAAATAA
- a CDS encoding homocysteine S-methyltransferase family protein: protein MTNQEFLDFIKNPVAADGAWGTELLKAGLDQGDAPEVWNLENPGKIQEIAASYARAGSRIILTNTFGANSLKLQHRGMEEKMALINREGARLTREAGGGSYITAGDMGPTGRMVFMDEVSEEEVEEVFFSQSEALKEGGADILLLETFTDLIELTAALKGAYRTGLPVVCTLTYDLMPDGSFRTVMGHAPEEVIPVLEEHGAAAVGANCGAGIDQYVELASRICSLSRLPVWIKANAGLPVLKNNKVVYPMGADEYASHVKALLKAGVVVVGGCCGTGPEHIRGIVGEIEKYRI, encoded by the coding sequence ATGACAAATCAGGAATTTCTGGATTTTATCAAAAACCCCGTAGCTGCAGACGGAGCCTGGGGGACTGAGCTGCTGAAAGCCGGACTGGATCAGGGGGATGCTCCTGAAGTCTGGAATCTGGAAAATCCCGGGAAGATCCAGGAGATTGCAGCTTCCTATGCCCGGGCCGGCAGCCGGATCATACTCACCAATACATTCGGAGCTAATTCCCTCAAACTGCAGCACCGCGGTATGGAAGAAAAAATGGCCCTCATCAATAGAGAGGGCGCCCGTCTGACCCGGGAGGCCGGGGGCGGCTCTTATATAACAGCAGGAGATATGGGACCAACCGGGCGTATGGTCTTTATGGATGAAGTCTCGGAAGAGGAAGTGGAAGAGGTCTTTTTTTCACAGAGTGAAGCCTTGAAAGAGGGAGGAGCTGATATTCTGCTTCTGGAAACTTTCACCGATCTTATCGAACTCACGGCGGCTCTCAAAGGAGCCTACCGTACAGGCTTACCCGTGGTCTGTACTCTGACCTATGATTTGATGCCAGACGGTTCCTTCCGGACTGTTATGGGCCATGCTCCCGAAGAAGTTATACCAGTTTTGGAAGAACATGGTGCGGCCGCAGTCGGTGCGAATTGCGGGGCTGGAATTGATCAGTATGTAGAACTGGCATCCAGAATCTGCTCTCTCTCCCGTCTGCCTGTGTGGATAAAGGCGAATGCCGGGCTTCCTGTTCTGAAAAACAATAAGGTTGTCTATCCCATGGGTGCCGATGAATATGCGTCCCATGTGAAGGCTCTTTTGAAGGCCGGTGTTGTCGTGGTGGGAGGATGCTGCGGCACCGGCCCTGAGCATATCAGAGGGATCGTTGGAGAGATTGAGAAATATAGAATCTGA
- a CDS encoding M28 family peptidase, giving the protein MKNSFDELLRRFCDLECDRFLFLTTLLEWKEIPFDVLSGGGKHILVSTRGSKPFLQDHCRKILVAHYDRVPGSPGANDNSAAVFMLLKHIDLLIKADYSHNTLILFTDKEELLEGNSIHDQGAWQLAELWPDSYRDKDLFIVLDMCGIGDTLIWGRTAGKLPGINLSRVNYIYESLKDLLHRYSRREDMDINDLCSDDLGFLLQGLTALQISLLPWKEAQEWKKNTPSQLPGKKIETVENIKKSIRSLPASWQINHSPEDKVGTLDLKSFQIMESFLRDLSRYQIPLP; this is encoded by the coding sequence TTGAAAAACAGTTTTGATGAGCTGCTCCGACGGTTCTGTGACCTGGAATGTGACCGTTTTCTCTTTCTCACAACCCTTTTGGAATGGAAGGAGATTCCCTTTGATGTCCTTTCAGGCGGTGGTAAACACATCTTGGTCTCAACACGGGGAAGTAAACCATTTTTACAAGACCATTGCCGGAAGATTCTGGTGGCCCATTACGATAGAGTGCCCGGTAGTCCGGGGGCTAACGATAACAGTGCCGCCGTGTTTATGCTGCTCAAGCACATCGATCTTCTGATCAAGGCGGATTATTCCCATAACACCCTGATACTATTTACTGATAAAGAAGAGCTCCTGGAGGGGAACTCCATCCATGATCAGGGTGCCTGGCAGCTGGCAGAACTCTGGCCGGACAGCTATAGAGATAAGGATCTATTCATTGTTCTTGATATGTGCGGAATCGGCGATACTCTGATCTGGGGTCGGACCGCGGGGAAACTTCCCGGCATCAATCTGAGCCGGGTCAATTATATTTATGAATCTCTGAAGGATCTTCTACACCGGTACAGCCGCCGTGAAGACATGGATATCAATGATCTCTGTTCCGACGACCTTGGATTTCTTCTCCAGGGTCTGACGGCTCTTCAAATATCCCTGCTCCCCTGGAAAGAAGCCCAGGAGTGGAAAAAGAATACACCGTCACAGCTGCCGGGGAAAAAAATAGAAACTGTGGAAAATATTAAGAAATCAATACGCTCCCTCCCTGCCAGCTGGCAGATCAATCATAGCCCGGAAGACAAGGTGGGGACACTGGACCTGAAGTCATTTCAGATCATGGAATCATTTTTAAGGGATCTTTCACGCTACCAGATCCCTCTTCCCTGA